The stretch of DNA AACTGAACCCTGAACCCTGAACCCTTCCTCACTTCTCCACCGCCTGCCTCAACACGTACGGCAGGATGCCGCCCTGCCGGTAATATTCGACCTCGATCGCGGAGTCGATCCGGCACTTGACCTCGAAAGTCTTCGCCCCGGCCGTGACCTGCAGAAGTTTCCCGGGCTCCAGCGCGTCCGCGATGCCCGCGATGGCGATCTCCTCGCGCCCCGTGAGCCCCAGTTTCTCCGCGTTCTGCCCGCCCGTGAACTCCAGCGGCAGCACGCCCATCTCGACCAGGTTGCTGCGGTGGATGCGCTCGAAGCTCTCCGCGATCACCGCGCGCACGCCAAGCATCCGCGTACCCTTGGCCGCCCAGTCGCGCGACGAGCCCGCGCCGTACAGTTTCCCGGCGAGGACGACCAGCGGGACGCCGTCCCGCGCGTATTGCGTCGCCGCGTCGTAGATCGGGACGGCTTCGCCCCCGGGCAGTTTGAGCGTCCAGCCGCCCTCGCGATCCACCATGCGGTTGCGGATCCGGATGTTGGCGAACGTGCCGCGGACCATGACCTCGTGGTTGCCGCGCCGCGCGCCGTACGAGTTGAACGCCGCCGGCGGAATGCCATGTTCCTGGAGATACCGGCCCGCGGGGCTGTCCGCCGGGATCGAGCCCGCGGGCGAGATGTGGTCCGTCGTGATGAAATCGCCGAACAGGGCCAGCACGCGCGCCCCGCGGATATCGCCGGGAGGTTCCGGTTTCGCCGGGATGTCCGCGATGAACGACGGCTCGCGGATGTACGTGGAGCCCGCCGCCCATCCGAAAACCGGCGACGCGTCCGCCGCGAGCTTGTTCCAGGCAGGGCTGGACTCGGCGATGTTTTCGTACAGCGTCCGGTACAGTTCGGGGTCCGCCGCCTTCCCGAGCAGCGCCTCGACCTCGCCGGGCGCGGGCCAGAGCTCCTTCAGGAAGACCGGCTGACCCTTCGCGTCCCGGCCGAGCGGCTCGGTCGTCAGGTCGCGGCCGACCGTCCCGGCCAGCGCGTAGGCCACGACCAGGGGCGGGGAGCACAGGTAGTTGGCCTTGGTCAGCGGGTGCACGCGGCCCTCGAAATTCCGGTTGCCGCTCAACACGGCCGCCGCCACGAGGCCGCCGTCCTTGACCGCCTTCGCGACGCGCGGATCGAGCGGCCCGCTGTTGCCGATGCAGGTCGCGCAGCCGTACGCCGCGACGTGAAACCCGAGCTGCTCGAAGGCGGGGAGGAGGCCGGCCTTCTTCAAATAGGCCGTCACCACGCGCGAGCCGGGCGCCAGCGTGGTCTTGACGTGCGCCGGCACGGCGAGCCCCCGCTCGACCGCCTTGCGCGCCAGCAGGCCCGCGGTGAGCATGACGGACGGGTTGGAGGTGTTCGTGCAGCTCGTGATCGACGCGACCACGACGGCCCCGTGCCCGATCTCGCCATCGCCTTCAACGGCGATCCGCTTTCCCGTGTCGGCCGGCGGAACCCCGAAGCCCTGTTCCTTGACCGGCGCCGCGAGCGCCTTCCGGAACCCGGCGGCGACGTCCTTGAGCGCGAGGCGGTCGTGCGGGCGCTTCGGCCCCGCGACGCCGGCCTCGACGGCGCCGAGGTCCAACTCGATGACGCGGCTGAATTGCGGCTCGGGGTCTCCGGGCTCGCGGAACAGGCCCTGGAGCCGGCAGTACTGCTCGACCAGCGCCACGCGGGACTCGTCCCGCCCGGTCTCGCGCAGGTAGCGGAGCGTCTCGGCGTCCACGGGGAAGAACCCCATCGTCGCGCCGTACTCCGGCGCCATGTTGGCCACCGTCGCGCGGTCGGCGAGGGTCAGCGTGTCCAGGCCGGGCCCGCAGTATTCCACGAACTGCTCGACGACGCCGTGCTGGCGCAGCAACTGGGTCACGGTCAGCGCCAGCTCGGTGGCCGTGACGCCCGGCGCCAGCCGGCCGGTGAGCCGCACGCCGGTGACGACGGGGGTGAGCACGGGGATCGGCTGGCCGAGCATCGCGGCCTCGGCCTCGATCCCGCCGACGCCCCAGCCGAGGACGCCCGCGCCGTTGATCATCGTCGTGTGCGAGTCCGTGCCGACGAGCGTATCGGGGTAGGCGACGAGCCGGCCCTCCGCGTCGACCTCCGTCGCGACCACGGAAGCCAGGTATTCCAGGTTGACCTGGTGGCAGATGCCCAGTCCCGGCGGCACGACGCGGAGCTTACGGAAGGCCTGCTGGCCCCAGCGCAGAAATTCGTACCGCTCGGCGTTGCGTTCGAACTCGATGCGCATGTTGGCGTCGAGGGCGCCGGGCGAGGCGGTCTCGTCCACCTGGACCGAGTGATCGATCACCAGGTCCACGGGGATCTGCGGCTCGATGGCGCGCGGGT from Kiritimatiellia bacterium encodes:
- the acnA gene encoding aconitate hydratase AcnA is translated as PRAIEPQIPVDLVIDHSVQVDETASPGALDANMRIEFERNAERYEFLRWGQQAFRKLRVVPPGLGICHQVNLEYLASVVATEVDAEGRLVAYPDTLVGTDSHTTMINGAGVLGWGVGGIEAEAAMLGQPIPVLTPVVTGVRLTGRLAPGVTATELALTVTQLLRQHGVVEQFVEYCGPGLDTLTLADRATVANMAPEYGATMGFFPVDAETLRYLRETGRDESRVALVEQYCRLQGLFREPGDPEPQFSRVIELDLGAVEAGVAGPKRPHDRLALKDVAAGFRKALAAPVKEQGFGVPPADTGKRIAVEGDGEIGHGAVVVASITSCTNTSNPSVMLTAGLLARKAVERGLAVPAHVKTTLAPGSRVVTAYLKKAGLLPAFEQLGFHVAAYGCATCIGNSGPLDPRVAKAVKDGGLVAAAVLSGNRNFEGRVHPLTKANYLCSPPLVVAYALAGTVGRDLTTEPLGRDAKGQPVFLKELWPAPGEVEALLGKAADPELYRTLYENIAESSPAWNKLAADASPVFGWAAGSTYIREPSFIADIPAKPEPPGDIRGARVLALFGDFITTDHISPAGSIPADSPAGRYLQEHGIPPAAFNSYGARRGNHEVMVRGTFANIRIRNRMVDREGGWTLKLPGGEAVPIYDAATQYARDGVPLVVLAGKLYGAGSSRDWAAKGTRMLGVRAVIAESFERIHRSNLVEMGVLPLEFTGGQNAEKLGLTGREEIAIAGIADALEPGKLLQVTAGAKTFEVKCRIDSAIEVEYYRQGGILPYVLRQAVEK